One genomic region from Mycobacterium basiliense encodes:
- a CDS encoding LapA family protein, whose translation MSSNHSGSAGSSPQSHAKAPSSAPAPRAGRSSGEPPVKFTRAAALWSSLIAGFLILIILLIFIAQNTESTAFAFFGWHWSLPLGVAILLAAVGGGLLTVAVGTARILQLRREAKKSHAQALRATNPGR comes from the coding sequence ATGAGCAGCAACCATTCTGGGTCAGCTGGTTCGTCCCCCCAATCCCATGCCAAGGCGCCGTCGTCGGCTCCAGCTCCCCGGGCGGGAAGGTCATCCGGGGAACCGCCGGTCAAGTTCACCCGCGCGGCCGCGCTGTGGTCGTCGTTGATTGCCGGTTTTCTGATCTTGATCATCTTGCTGATCTTCATTGCGCAGAACACCGAATCCACGGCTTTCGCGTTCTTCGGTTGGCACTGGAGCCTGCCGCTGGGGGTGGCGATACTGCTGGCGGCCGTCGGGGGTGGACTGCTGACGGTGGCGGTGGGTACCGCGCGGATTCTTCAGCTGCGACGTGAGGCCAAGAAGAGTCACGCACAGGCATTGCGCGCAACTAACCCGGGGCGTTGA